Proteins from a genomic interval of Rubinisphaera italica:
- the secA gene encoding preprotein translocase subunit SecA: MEFLEKLGDWFTGLTSLIDSFIKRFFGSDNDRLIRKIGFVRDKDGNDTITPGSALDRIDQLEPEYEKLSEGELKGLTEKFRARLNDGETMDDILPEAFAAVREGGKRYLKMRHYPVQMVGGYVLHKGNIAEMVTGEGKTLVSTLPAYLNALAGKVHVVTVNDYLAKRDMEWMGALHIGLGLNVGAIQSQMSYLERQAAYACDITYGTNNELGFDYLRDNMKPRADMQVQGPLDFAIVDEIDNILIDEARTPLIISGPAHDNLEKYPLAHKIAKQLQRDEHFEVKEKEHTCHLTDEGIRRAEELAGVDSFYTAGNMEWPHLIDNSLRAIHLFKKDVTYVVENGEVVIVDEHTGRKMYGRQWSDGLHQAVEAKEGVKIKETTQTLATITLQNFFKLYGKLGGMTGTAMTEANEFYKIYKLDVIAIPTNRPTQRKNFPDVIFQSSEEKWKAVCEEIRDVGKTGRPILVGTASIENSELISKKLKKYGIEHGVLNAKYHEKEAEIVSQAGRLNAVTISTNMAGRGTDIILGGNPEHLAWEELKERYGSRLDVPKSEWDDTSRKIADREGMKEEAKVVRDKGGLYVIGTERHEARRIDLQLRGRSGRQGDPGSSRFFISLEDDLMRIFAGDFVRSLLGSLGMKDGEAIESPMVTRQIEKAQKKREETHFEQRKNLLEYDEVMDEQRKRVYTYRQQILDGANCRQLILDMIERQVGRAVDHFLDKDYRWETIAAWTHQNFLVEVEPSEIRGMEADQLKQYLKEQAMRQAEDEIVEQIEEFLPADAENQRDWNWLGLARWANNRFSINLNDKELKEAGRDNLTVLIYDRAQKSLEKLDFSNVDHMLDDQLGAKTVSGWLSQQYGIHIPAEEFKELEQHQVEELVLDRIIKDYRNREISFPVSVGMSRFMSRSRNSDQFDRQGLARWAESRFRTHFEMESIDNKSRNDLEELLIQRSRDFYPGEKLTEEVEEKIGATYKSTGEESAEPNTPALQGMIDWANQQFEASLNVDEFTGVTAVEAQNRLLREFDSHYRPEFSQAERSILLEVLDHAWKEHLYFMDHLRSGIGLVSYAQKDPKVEYKREGMKAFEQMWMRVGEQVTSAIFRVENESPDFVGSLWNISSATHAVPDASIPETNGTHESSSQSQPGPEPGAPEQPIDPIRNTGDKVGRNDPCPCGSGKKYKKCCGAND, encoded by the coding sequence ATGGAATTTCTGGAAAAGCTTGGCGACTGGTTTACAGGCCTGACGTCATTGATCGATTCGTTTATCAAGCGGTTTTTCGGCTCCGATAACGACCGACTGATTCGCAAAATTGGTTTCGTTCGCGATAAGGACGGCAACGACACGATCACGCCGGGCAGTGCCCTCGACCGTATCGATCAGCTCGAACCCGAATACGAGAAACTTTCCGAAGGGGAGCTGAAAGGTCTCACGGAGAAATTCCGCGCCCGCCTGAACGACGGCGAAACGATGGACGACATTCTGCCGGAAGCCTTTGCTGCGGTTCGCGAAGGCGGTAAGCGATATCTCAAAATGCGTCACTATCCCGTGCAGATGGTCGGGGGTTATGTGCTGCATAAGGGCAATATTGCCGAAATGGTGACTGGGGAAGGTAAGACGCTCGTCTCGACATTGCCCGCTTATCTGAACGCCCTGGCTGGCAAAGTGCATGTCGTAACGGTCAACGATTACCTGGCCAAACGCGATATGGAATGGATGGGAGCCCTGCATATTGGACTCGGCCTGAACGTCGGCGCGATTCAATCGCAGATGTCGTATCTCGAACGACAGGCCGCTTATGCCTGCGATATCACATACGGCACAAACAACGAACTCGGCTTCGATTACCTCCGCGACAATATGAAACCCCGAGCCGACATGCAGGTGCAAGGCCCGCTCGATTTCGCCATCGTCGATGAAATCGACAACATTCTGATCGACGAAGCCCGAACTCCGCTCATCATTTCCGGACCTGCTCACGACAATCTGGAAAAATATCCCCTGGCTCACAAAATTGCCAAGCAACTCCAGCGGGATGAGCATTTCGAAGTCAAAGAAAAAGAACATACCTGCCATCTGACTGACGAGGGAATTCGTCGCGCAGAAGAACTGGCAGGCGTCGATAGTTTCTACACAGCCGGCAACATGGAATGGCCGCATTTAATTGATAACTCACTGCGAGCCATCCACCTGTTCAAGAAGGATGTGACTTACGTTGTCGAAAACGGCGAAGTCGTTATTGTCGATGAACATACAGGCCGCAAAATGTATGGACGGCAGTGGAGCGATGGTTTGCATCAGGCTGTCGAAGCCAAAGAAGGGGTCAAAATCAAAGAGACGACCCAGACACTCGCCACGATTACCCTGCAGAACTTCTTCAAACTTTATGGCAAACTTGGCGGCATGACCGGAACCGCCATGACCGAAGCGAACGAGTTCTACAAGATTTATAAACTCGATGTCATCGCCATCCCGACCAACCGACCAACCCAACGAAAGAACTTCCCGGATGTCATTTTCCAGTCGTCCGAAGAAAAATGGAAAGCGGTTTGCGAAGAAATTCGGGATGTCGGTAAAACGGGACGTCCGATTCTTGTCGGTACCGCTTCTATCGAGAACTCTGAACTGATCAGTAAAAAGCTTAAAAAGTACGGTATTGAACACGGCGTGTTGAACGCGAAGTATCATGAAAAAGAAGCCGAGATTGTTTCACAGGCGGGCCGACTGAACGCGGTCACCATCTCGACCAACATGGCTGGTCGTGGTACCGATATCATCCTCGGCGGTAACCCGGAGCATCTCGCCTGGGAAGAACTCAAAGAGCGATACGGCTCCCGACTCGATGTCCCCAAATCGGAATGGGATGACACCTCCCGTAAAATCGCCGATCGCGAAGGCATGAAAGAGGAAGCAAAAGTCGTCCGCGACAAAGGCGGCCTGTATGTGATCGGTACTGAACGTCACGAAGCTCGCCGTATCGACCTGCAGTTGCGTGGTCGTTCCGGACGCCAGGGCGATCCCGGTTCGAGCCGCTTCTTCATCTCTCTCGAAGATGACCTGATGCGAATTTTCGCGGGCGATTTCGTTCGCAGCCTCCTCGGCTCGCTCGGGATGAAAGATGGCGAAGCGATCGAAAGTCCGATGGTCACCCGTCAAATCGAAAAGGCTCAGAAGAAACGCGAAGAGACGCACTTCGAACAGCGTAAGAATCTGCTCGAATATGACGAAGTGATGGACGAACAACGCAAGCGAGTTTACACCTACCGTCAGCAGATTCTCGATGGGGCGAACTGCCGTCAGTTGATTCTCGATATGATCGAACGTCAGGTTGGACGAGCGGTCGATCACTTCCTCGATAAGGATTACCGCTGGGAAACCATTGCCGCCTGGACGCATCAAAACTTCCTCGTTGAAGTCGAGCCGAGCGAAATTCGCGGGATGGAAGCCGATCAACTCAAGCAGTACCTCAAAGAACAGGCGATGCGGCAGGCAGAGGATGAGATCGTCGAACAAATCGAAGAATTCCTGCCCGCAGATGCGGAAAATCAACGCGACTGGAACTGGCTCGGCCTGGCTCGCTGGGCCAACAACCGATTCAGCATCAATCTCAACGATAAAGAACTCAAGGAAGCCGGTCGCGATAACCTCACCGTGCTCATTTACGATCGTGCTCAAAAGTCTCTCGAAAAACTCGACTTCTCGAATGTCGATCACATGCTCGATGACCAACTCGGCGCGAAGACCGTCAGTGGCTGGTTGAGCCAGCAGTATGGAATTCATATTCCTGCAGAAGAGTTCAAGGAACTCGAGCAACATCAGGTCGAAGAACTTGTGCTTGATCGGATTATCAAAGACTACCGCAACCGCGAAATCAGCTTCCCGGTTTCCGTCGGCATGTCCCGCTTCATGAGTCGTTCCCGCAACAGCGATCAGTTCGATCGTCAGGGCCTGGCTCGCTGGGCCGAGTCGCGATTCCGCACGCATTTCGAAATGGAATCGATCGACAACAAATCCCGCAACGATCTCGAAGAACTGCTCATCCAACGCAGCCGGGATTTTTATCCGGGCGAGAAGTTAACTGAAGAAGTCGAAGAAAAAATCGGGGCCACTTACAAGTCCACTGGAGAGGAATCAGCCGAACCAAACACCCCGGCTCTGCAGGGGATGATTGACTGGGCCAATCAGCAGTTTGAAGCGAGCCTGAATGTCGACGAGTTCACCGGCGTGACAGCCGTCGAAGCGCAGAATCGACTGCTGCGGGAATTCGACTCGCATTACCGCCCCGAGTTTTCTCAGGCCGAGCGATCAATTCTGCTCGAAGTGCTCGACCATGCCTGGAAAGAGCATCTGTACTTCATGGACCATCTCCGCTCGGGAATTGGTCTGGTCAGTTATGCCCAGAAGGATCCGAAGGTTGAGTACAAACGCGAAGGGATGAAAGCGTTCGAGCAGATGTGGATGCGTGTCGGCGAGCAGGTCACCTCGGCCATCTTCCGCGTCGAAAACGAAAGCCCGGACTTCGTCGGCTCCCTCTGGAACATCTCCTCAGCGACCCACGCGGTTCCCGATGCCTCGATCCCCGAAACCAACGGCACCCACGAATCGAGTAGCCAATCCCAACCCGGCCCCGAACCAGGAGCCCCGGAACAACCAATCGACCCGATCCGCAACACCGGAGACAAAGTCGGCCGCAACGACCCCTGCCCCTGCGGCAGCGGCAAAAAATACAAAAAATGCTGCGGAGCAAACGACTGA
- a CDS encoding DUF1570 domain-containing protein, with product MNRHSHLNKFCFLILPLILTTSSVQADSRLERAYEDYQTETEQLIDDLTELRVQAAQLTNRDLVTEIDLKLALLSGEKEQLSTLPRKIKPEIRFDLPPDERDLHVEFRQNCEKYAQKLYLLARRSQTTSPTFAFELINLLLQFDSDHTSARLMRGYVRQGEEWMTTFERDKLRNKEVDHPRFGWIKQDDVARYEAGERNLGNAWLSAEKEALLRQDFNRGWDIETEHFQIKTNVGLEEGVELGRKLETFYDYFISTFAPFYNSPAQIRQLFDSTNGRAKTRSQRYEVHFFRKKEEYVERLISRIPQIAMTNGLYQLEDRTSYFYFDAEANNDATIFHEVTHQLMYESHLQKRDVGRDANFWIVEGIACYMESFTVTETPDGFEYDVGDPRFIRFYWARHRVLQEEYYVPLQIFSRLGMIPYQTGSTPELQKRYSQASGLAHFFMHYQKGKYRIPLMHYLAQIYHSNPTIQGNVQGLDELTGVPFPTLDRQYREYIQDQEEAVGGLEVIQ from the coding sequence GTGAATAGACACTCCCACCTTAATAAATTCTGTTTTCTAATTCTCCCCCTCATCCTGACCACTTCATCTGTTCAGGCCGATAGCCGACTGGAACGAGCTTATGAGGATTATCAGACCGAAACTGAGCAACTGATTGACGATTTGACCGAACTCCGAGTCCAGGCGGCTCAGTTGACAAATCGTGACCTGGTCACGGAAATCGATCTCAAACTGGCTCTTCTCTCCGGAGAAAAAGAGCAACTCAGCACCCTGCCCCGGAAAATCAAGCCGGAAATCCGGTTCGATCTCCCACCAGACGAGCGAGATTTGCATGTCGAATTTCGTCAGAATTGTGAAAAATATGCCCAGAAACTTTATCTACTGGCCAGGCGCTCGCAAACGACTTCACCTACATTTGCCTTTGAGCTCATCAATCTGTTGCTGCAGTTCGATTCCGATCACACCTCCGCCCGGCTCATGCGGGGATATGTTCGGCAGGGTGAGGAATGGATGACGACCTTCGAGCGGGATAAGCTGCGTAATAAGGAAGTCGATCATCCCCGGTTTGGCTGGATTAAGCAGGACGACGTCGCCCGCTACGAAGCCGGCGAGCGAAATCTCGGCAATGCCTGGCTCTCGGCTGAGAAAGAGGCGTTATTGCGGCAGGATTTCAATCGAGGCTGGGATATCGAAACCGAACATTTTCAGATCAAAACCAACGTCGGACTCGAAGAAGGTGTCGAACTCGGGCGCAAACTGGAAACATTTTACGACTACTTCATCTCCACATTTGCCCCCTTTTACAATTCCCCCGCTCAAATCCGTCAGTTATTCGACTCCACCAACGGCCGCGCGAAAACCCGCAGCCAGCGGTATGAAGTGCATTTCTTTCGTAAGAAAGAAGAATATGTCGAACGGCTCATCAGCCGAATTCCGCAAATTGCGATGACCAACGGACTCTATCAACTCGAAGACCGCACCTCCTACTTCTATTTCGATGCCGAAGCCAATAACGATGCCACCATCTTTCATGAAGTGACGCATCAGTTGATGTACGAGAGCCATTTGCAGAAACGGGATGTCGGCCGCGATGCCAACTTCTGGATTGTCGAAGGCATCGCCTGTTATATGGAATCATTCACCGTCACCGAAACACCCGATGGCTTCGAATACGACGTCGGCGATCCCCGCTTCATCCGCTTTTACTGGGCCCGGCATCGAGTCTTGCAGGAAGAGTATTACGTCCCGCTGCAAATCTTCTCCAGGCTCGGCATGATCCCCTATCAAACCGGCTCCACCCCCGAACTCCAAAAACGCTACAGCCAGGCCTCCGGCCTCGCTCATTTCTTCATGCACTACCAAAAAGGCAAATACCGCATCCCCCTGATGCACTACCTCGCCCAGATTTATCACTCCAACCCCACCATCCAAGGCAACGTCCAGGGCCTCGACGAACTGACCGGCGTTCCGTTTCCGACGCTTGATCGTCAGTATCGGGAGTATATTCAGGATCAGGAGGAAGCGGTGGGCGGGTTGGAGGTGATTCAGTAG